A single Corallococcus silvisoli DNA region contains:
- a CDS encoding HEAT repeat domain-containing protein produces MFAGTAPVSDAAPVRANAARARPAGPETPPSAVPGPLRAEALGLLALPTVASEAAWHRLGPEVVPVLAALAEDPSVSDAQRMRAVTALAWVEFPQAGQTLQAMLEDPHRPSDVRSQAAAALGQCLGFEAVKTLRARLEDRDLRIREAVAQALGRLGGQQVREVLEERLPLEDVPQVREALQQGLTLAEP; encoded by the coding sequence ATGTTCGCCGGCACGGCCCCCGTTTCCGACGCGGCGCCGGTCCGTGCGAACGCCGCGAGGGCCCGGCCCGCTGGACCCGAGACGCCCCCCTCCGCCGTCCCCGGGCCGCTGCGCGCGGAAGCCCTGGGGTTGCTCGCCCTGCCGACCGTGGCCTCGGAGGCGGCGTGGCACAGGCTGGGGCCAGAGGTCGTGCCCGTGCTCGCGGCGCTCGCGGAGGACCCGAGCGTCTCCGACGCTCAGCGGATGCGGGCCGTGACGGCGCTGGCTTGGGTGGAGTTCCCTCAAGCGGGACAGACGCTCCAGGCGATGCTGGAGGATCCGCACCGACCTTCCGACGTTCGCAGCCAGGCCGCCGCGGCCCTGGGCCAGTGCCTGGGCTTCGAGGCCGTGAAGACGCTGCGAGCCCGGCTGGAGGACCGCGACCTGCGGATCCGCGAGGCCGTGGCCCAGGCGCTCGGTCGGCTGGGGGGCCAGCAGGTGCGGGAGGTGCTGGAGGAGCGGCTTCCGCTTGAGGACGTGCCCCAGGTGCGAGAGGCCCTCCAACAGGGCCTGACGCTGGCCGAACCCTGA
- a CDS encoding DsrE family protein — MAGRVFFFLQHATYEPAYQAASMGITAAAMGDDVYFVFAFEALRQLVRGGFGLAHSERERTEAARAEGLNVPTPARMLEEARALGAKLVACDTTVRICGLSPQELHGTLDDVMGLASIWRLTDGARVLTL, encoded by the coding sequence ATGGCCGGACGCGTCTTCTTCTTCCTCCAGCACGCCACGTACGAGCCCGCATACCAGGCGGCCTCCATGGGCATCACCGCCGCCGCGATGGGGGATGATGTCTACTTCGTCTTCGCCTTCGAGGCCCTGCGCCAACTGGTCCGGGGGGGCTTCGGACTGGCGCACAGCGAGCGCGAGCGCACCGAGGCGGCCCGCGCCGAAGGGCTCAACGTCCCCACTCCGGCGAGGATGCTCGAGGAGGCCCGCGCCCTGGGCGCGAAGCTCGTGGCCTGCGACACCACGGTGCGCATCTGTGGCCTGTCACCCCAGGAACTGCACGGCACCCTGGACGACGTCATGGGCCTGGCCTCCATCTGGAGGCTGACGGACGGCGCTCGCGTCCTCACGCTGTGA